The proteins below come from a single Benincasa hispida cultivar B227 chromosome 4, ASM972705v1, whole genome shotgun sequence genomic window:
- the LOC120076291 gene encoding uncharacterized mitochondrial protein AtMg00820-like yields MGIFKPKAWLSEVTDLDKTEPRSYKEALLHPRWKQAMLEEYEALIKNNTWSLTPLPKDRKVIDSKWEFRLKQTLSGEITRFKACLVAQGFNQDYGIDYFETFSPVVKPTTIRLVLLITLSHN; encoded by the coding sequence ATGGGCATTTTTAAACCAAAGGCTTGGTTGTCCGAGGTTACTGACTTGGACAAAACAGAACCACGATCCTACAAGGAAGCCCTCCTTCATCCAAGATGGAAGCAAGCAATGCTTGAGGAATATGAAGCCCtcataaaaaataatacatGGTCTCTCACACCTCTGCCCAAGGATCGCAAGGTAATTGACAGCAAATGGGAGTTCAGACTCAAACAAACTCTATCAGGTGAGATTACTCGTTTCAAGGCTTGTTTGGTTGCTCAAGGTTTCAACCAAGACTATGGCATCGATTACTTTGAGACCTTTAGTCCAGTTGTCAAGCCTACTACCATTCGGCTTGTTCTGTTAATTACCCTGTCTCATAACTAG